The sequence AATTTATTAAAAGCCGCGTTAATCCGTGCCTAATTAATCATTTTTGCGCTACTTTACCGATGGCGAGGGCTTTGATGTTAGCCTCTACGATGGCATCGCCTTTGCGGGCGAAGACACGACGGATGGCATCCTCTAACTTATCGTACTCGATACCCAAGGCTTTCTGGGCTGCACCCAGCAGAATCACGTTGGCCGAACGGGGCACACCATTATCCTTAGCAGCCTGCTCGATATCCAGCACAATCACATTCTTTACGCTCTCCAAATCCTGCTTAATCTTCTCGATATCAGGATAGTTTGGAATATTTACGAAAGGAGCACTCGAAGTGATAATCCAACCATCCTTAGCCAAGAATGGCAGATAACGCAGAGCCTCCATGGGCTCCATCGAGATAATCACATCGGCACCACCCAGCGGAATCAGATCGCTGCTGATGGGGTTGCTCGAGATGCGCAGATTCGACTGTACGTCGCCACCACGCTGACTCATACCGTGTACCTCGGCCTGCTTGATATAGAGGTTCTCCTTCATGGCAGCCTCGCCTATGATGGTAGCAATCGAGAGGATACCCTGACCGCCTACTCCACAAAGAATTATATCGGTTTTCATCGTTTTATTTTTTATTTTCTGCTATTATTATTTATTGGCTTTCTTTTGCTTAAGGTGGCGCTGCAGCGTTTGCATGCACTCACGACGAGGAATAATCACGCTCACACCGTGATAGTTAATCTCCTCGCGGATGGCTGCTGTAATCTCGGGCATGTTCTTGGGGATGGGGTTAACCACCTTGAGGTGATCCTCTGAGAGGCCCAGTCCCTTACAGATAGCCTCGAACTTATTGGTACCAGCCGAATCCTGTCCGCCAGTCATAGCGGTGGTCAGGTTGTCGCTGATAATCACAGTGATGTCGGCATTCTCGTTGATAGCATCCAGCAAACCAGTCATACCGCTGTGGGTAAAGGTTGAGTCGCCGATGATGGCTACAGCAGGCCACTGACCAGCGTCGCTGGCACCCTTGGCCATTGTGATAGATGCACCCATATCTACGCAGCTGTGGATGGCTTTGTAGGGAGGCAGGAATCCCAGTGTGTAGCAACCGATATCACCAAACACGCGGGCGTTGGGATACTCCTTCAGTACCTCGTTCAGGGCGGTGTAAACATCGCGGTGACCGCAACCCTGACACAGTGCAGGTGGACGTGGAGTTACATCCTCGCAAGGTGCATAGCTCTCGCTGCTCTCAAGACCCAGTGTCTTCTTCAGGAAGTCGGGATTCAACTCGCCTGTACGAGGCAGCTCGCCTGTTAAGCGACCCTTGATGACAGCGTTGCCGGGCATCACACCACGAACCTGATCCTCGATGAATGGCTGACCCTCTTCGGCTATCAGTACCTGCTCGCAATCGTCGGTCATACGTCGGATGAGCTTCTTGGGGATAGGATACTGCGAAATCTTGAGTACGGGGAAAGGACAACCTTCGGGATAGCACTCCATCAGGTAGTTGTAGGCAATACCGCTGGCGATGATACCCAACTTATGGTCGGCGCCATCGATATACTTGTTATATTTGCTCTCAACAGCCATCTGCTCCAGCAAAGGTTGCTGACCGGTTACTACTACATTACGCTTGCGGGCAAAGGCGGGCAAAAGTACCCAGTTACTAGCCTGGGCATTGTAGTTAAGCTCGTTCTGTGGGCGGGCCTCGTCTTTCACCTCAACTACGGCACGACTGTGAGCCATACGGGTGGTAACACGCATCAGGATGGGCAGGTGCAGATTCTCCGACATATCGAAAGCCTCCTGCATCATATCGTAGGCCTCCTGCTGCGAGCTGGGCTCCAAGGTTGGAATCATGGCAAACTTAGCATAGAAACGTGAGTCCTGCTCGTCCTGCGATGAGTGCATCGATGGGTCGTCGGCTACCAGAACCACAACACCACCGTTGGTACCCGTCATAGCCGAGTTAACAAACGGATCGGCACAAACGTTCAAACCTACATGTTTCATACACACCAGTGCCCTCTTGCCCATATACGACATACCGAGTGCAGCCTCCATAGCCGTCTTCTCGTTAGTGCTCCAACGGCGGTGGATGTTGCGCTCTTTGGCAATGGCCGACTCCTGGATATACTCAGTAATCTCCGTTGATGGAGTGCCGGGATAGGCATATACACCGCTCAGACCAGCATCGATAGCGCCCTGAGCAATAGCCTCGTCTCCCAATAAAAGCTTTTTCATCTGACTAATTTATATTTTACAATTTTACGATTTTCAATTATGTGATATTATCTATCAGGGGCAAAGGTAGGCATTTTTGCGCAAATAGCCAAAAAAATACGGCTTAATTTGCATAAGCCGTATTTTTATTCATATAAACTTTCAGTTTTTTAATTTCTACAATCTAAAATCTTACAATTTTTACATTTTCTAATTGTTACATTTTTACATTATCAGAAAGTGTATCCGATGGTAAGCAAACCTTGGCTGCGCTTGTTGCTAACCTTAGTAACACCTGTGCTAACGCTTGTTGAAGAAGCGAGACTCTGATAGTCCTGGAATGGGTGGAACTCACCATCAGTATTGCTCAGCTGGTAAGCCAGGTCGATGTTCATCTTACCTACCTTGAAACCTACACCGCAGGTAAAGCGATTAGTATCCTTCCAGTTTACATAGTCGGTTGTAGAAGCGTACATAGTGCCTGGGCTGTCGACAGTCATATCGCGAACACCATCCATCTTGTAACCGCTGGTGATGTAGTTGTAGCCTACACGGAATGCTACTTCGGGAACGGGCTTGTACTCTGCACCCAACTTCAGGGTTGATACACCCTTGAGCGAACGTTCGGTATTGGCCTTCATGGCTACATCCTTCGAGGTCTCGGCATTGTCGTAATAGTCGTAACCATCGATGATGCGGTTCTGGCTGGCGCTGTAGTCGGTGTACTCGTAACCTGCACCCAGAGCAAACTGGGTACCGATGGTGGTTCCAAGGCTCAAACCAAACTTCCAAGGTGTGTGGTAAGCAAAGTCGTAGCTCTCCTGACTCTGACCTTTATCCCAAGAACCGTAAGGGGTGTTGTTAACCATAGCGCTTGAGTTGCTCGAGGTAAGCTCGTACCAGGTTGGTGTGTGGATGTAAGCACCGATGCGGAATGGCGACTCCTCGACAGGACGGAAGATAGCACCAAACTTCAGGTTGATACCAGTACCGGTAATCTTACGCTCGTCGCCATAAGCCAGCGAACCAGTTTTAATACCTTGCGAATCAAGGATGGTCTCGGCATACTCCGAATAACCCTTATAGTGTACATCCTGTACGCCAACAGTCAGTCCCCAGAAGAAACGGTCGTTGTAGTTACCGCTCAGGTTGAAGTCGTAATCGGCAATCCATCCGCGATGGGCACGATCAAAGCTGTAGGCACCAGCCTCGTTCCAATAAAAGTACTGATCATCAGGATCGAGCAGGAACACGTTGGCGTTCATATAGTCGGCCTGATTATAGCGGTATGAGCGATAGTCGCCCTCCCATCCCATCACTTCGCCTTGCTTGTTCTCGTCGAACTCATAAAGTCCGCGAGCGGCCTTTTCGTAGGTGAGTCCGTTCTGTGAGCAACCGCGCAATGAGTTGGCAGCCGACAGAATCTGGTCGAAGTTCTTACTCTTGTGGTAGTTGAAGCCCACATTAATAAAAGAGGTGGGACTAACGCGAGCCGAGTAAACAAAACCAGCCTGATCAAAGCTCATATTGGTTTTATTCAGTCCGTCGAATTCCTTAGCGTCGGCCTGCGAAACCACGCCGAAACTCAAACTGGCTGTTGAGTGGCGGAAGAGTCCGATACCAGCAGGGTTCGTACCCATGGTTGAGATATCGGCACCCAAAGCCTCCATTGCTCCACCCATACCTACATAGCGGGCGGTTCCGTTCAGATCGCTACCCAGCAAGCGGGCGCTCTCGTATGTATCCTGTGCAGCTGCTGGCAAAACTAAGCCCATAGCAATCGCTGCCAATAAAACCTTCTTCATAATGGCAATATAATGTTTAATGTATTAATGTTCAATGTTCAATGTCAGCGGCGTCCTCCCATACGGCTACCACCGCCGCCACCGCCACCAGAGCTACGAGAACCTCCGAAGCTACCACTGCTACTGCTGCTGCCAAAGCTACCGCTGCTTGAGCGTGATGGACTGCTGTAAGTAGAGTTAGAGCGAGTTGGTGACGAGTAATTATAATTAGAGTTGTTACCACCACGGCGACCGCTGAAGTTACCAGAGTTGCTGCGCTGTGTGTTACCGCTGCTATATACACGGTCGCCACCCATTCTGCTGGCGCGATCTCTCAGGCTGCCCATACGCGAACTGCTGTTGGCAACAGAGTTGCGGTATGAAGGTCGACGACCTGTGCTGCCCTTGATGTCGATAGAACCGGCATTGCCTGTATGACCGTAGTAGTGTGTTCGACCACCGCCGCCACCACCATAGTAATAGGGATA is a genomic window of Xylanibacter ruminicola 23 containing:
- a CDS encoding indolepyruvate oxidoreductase subunit beta, whose product is MKTDIILCGVGGQGILSIATIIGEAAMKENLYIKQAEVHGMSQRGGDVQSNLRISSNPISSDLIPLGGADVIISMEPMEALRYLPFLAKDGWIITSSAPFVNIPNYPDIEKIKQDLESVKNVIVLDIEQAAKDNGVPRSANVILLGAAQKALGIEYDKLEDAIRRVFARKGDAIVEANIKALAIGKVAQK
- a CDS encoding thiamine pyrophosphate-dependent enzyme, which codes for MKKLLLGDEAIAQGAIDAGLSGVYAYPGTPSTEITEYIQESAIAKERNIHRRWSTNEKTAMEAALGMSYMGKRALVCMKHVGLNVCADPFVNSAMTGTNGGVVVLVADDPSMHSSQDEQDSRFYAKFAMIPTLEPSSQQEAYDMMQEAFDMSENLHLPILMRVTTRMAHSRAVVEVKDEARPQNELNYNAQASNWVLLPAFARKRNVVVTGQQPLLEQMAVESKYNKYIDGADHKLGIIASGIAYNYLMECYPEGCPFPVLKISQYPIPKKLIRRMTDDCEQVLIAEEGQPFIEDQVRGVMPGNAVIKGRLTGELPRTGELNPDFLKKTLGLESSESYAPCEDVTPRPPALCQGCGHRDVYTALNEVLKEYPNARVFGDIGCYTLGFLPPYKAIHSCVDMGASITMAKGASDAGQWPAVAIIGDSTFTHSGMTGLLDAINENADITVIISDNLTTAMTGGQDSAGTNKFEAICKGLGLSEDHLKVVNPIPKNMPEITAAIREEINYHGVSVIIPRRECMQTLQRHLKQKKANK
- a CDS encoding OmpP1/FadL family transporter, encoding MKKVLLAAIAMGLVLPAAAQDTYESARLLGSDLNGTARYVGMGGAMEALGADISTMGTNPAGIGLFRHSTASLSFGVVSQADAKEFDGLNKTNMSFDQAGFVYSARVSPTSFINVGFNYHKSKNFDQILSAANSLRGCSQNGLTYEKAARGLYEFDENKQGEVMGWEGDYRSYRYNQADYMNANVFLLDPDDQYFYWNEAGAYSFDRAHRGWIADYDFNLSGNYNDRFFWGLTVGVQDVHYKGYSEYAETILDSQGIKTGSLAYGDERKITGTGINLKFGAIFRPVEESPFRIGAYIHTPTWYELTSSNSSAMVNNTPYGSWDKGQSQESYDFAYHTPWKFGLSLGTTIGTQFALGAGYEYTDYSASQNRIIDGYDYYDNAETSKDVAMKANTERSLKGVSTLKLGAEYKPVPEVAFRVGYNYITSGYKMDGVRDMTVDSPGTMYASTTDYVNWKDTNRFTCGVGFKVGKMNIDLAYQLSNTDGEFHPFQDYQSLASSTSVSTGVTKVSNKRSQGLLTIGYTF